The genome window GGTCACGTTCGTCACCCGGATGGACTACCTCTCCCCGATCTTCAACGAGACGGCCTACTGCATGGCGGTCGAGAAGCTGCTGGGGATCACCGACCGCATCCCCGAGCGGGCGAAGACCCTCCGGGTGCTGATGATGGAGCTCAACCGGATCTCCTCGCACCTGGTGGCCGTCGCGACGTACGGCATGGAGCTCGGGGCCACGTCCATCATGATCTACGGCTTCCGTGAGCGAGAGATGGTGCTCGACCTGTTCGAGTACATCACCGGGCTCCGGATGAACATGGCCTACGTCCGCCCGGGCGGGGTGAGCGTGGACCTGCCGGCCGGCGCCGTCGACAAGATCGGCGAGTTCCTCAAGGTCATGCCGGGCCGGATCAAGGACATGCGCAAGCTCCTCGACGAGAACCCGGTCTACACCCGGCGGACCAAGGACGTGGCCTACCTCGACCTCACCGGGTGCATGGCGCTCGGGGTCACTGGCCCGGTGCTGCGGGCGGCCGGCCTGCCGTGGGATCTGCGCAAGACCCAGCCGTACCTCGGCTACGAGACCTACGAGTTCGACGTGCCCACGGCGAACACCTGCGACGTCTACGGCCGGTACCTCGTCCGCATGGCCGAGATGGAGGAGTCCCTCAAGATCATCGAGCAGGCGCTCGACCGGCTCACCGGCCCGCTCAAGGGCGAGCCCGTGATGATCGAGGACAAGAAGATCGGCTGGCCGTCCAGGCTCGCGCTCGGCCCCGACGGCCTCGGCAACTCGCCCGACCACATCGCCCACATCATGGGCACCTCCATGGAGGCCCTGATCCACCACTTCAAGCTCGTGACCGAGGGCTTCCGCGTGCCGGCCGGGCAGGCGTACGCCGCGGTGGAGTCGCCGCGGGGCGAGCTCGGCGCGCACGTGGTGAGCGACGGCGGCACCCGCCCCTACCGGGTGCACTTCCGCGACCCCTCGTTCACCAACCTGCAGGCGCTCCCCGCGATGTGCGAGGGCGGCATGGTCGCCGACGTCATCTCGGCGATCGCTTCGATCGACCCGGTCATGGGAGGTGTCGACCGGTGACGTACGCACCGGAGGTCCGCGAGCGCCTCGAACGCGAGGCCAAGGAGATCATCGCGCGCTACCCGAAGCCGCGGTCGGCGCTGCTGCCCTTGCTCCACCTCGTCCAGTCGGAGGACGGCTACATCTCCGACGACGGGGCCGAGTTCTGCGCCGAGCAGCTCGGCCTGACCAAGGCGGAGGTCCTCGGCGTCGCGACCTTCTACACGATGTACAAGCGCGAGCCGGCCGGGGAGTACAACGTCGGCGTCTGCATCAACACGCTCTGCGCGGTCATGGGCGGCGACCAGATCTGGGAGACGCTCACCGAGCACCTCGGGATCGGCCACAACGAGACCACGCCCGACGGGAAGATCACGCTGGAGCGGCTGGAGTGCAACGCCGCCTGCGACTACGCCCCCGTGGTCGTGGTGAACTGGGAGTTCTTCGACAACCAGACCCCGGAGTCGGCCAAGCGGCTCGTCGACGACCTCCGCGCGGGCAAGGGGGCGACCCCGACCCGCGGCCCCAAGCGCCTGTGCACGTTCAAGGAGGCGTCCCGGATCCTCGCCGGCTTCCCCGACGGCCGGGCCGGTGAGGGACCGTCCGCGGGCGAGGCGTCACTGCGCGGCCTGCGGCTCGCGAAGGCGAACGGCTGGGAGGCGCCGCGGCCGGGCGCCGAGGCCAACGAGCAGAAGCGGGGGAGCGAGGAATGACACAGCTCACGCCCGTTCTCACCCGGAACTGGGACCGACCGGACTCGTTCACGCTCGCCGGGTACGGCGACTACTCGGCCGCCCGGAAGGCCCTCAGCATGGACCCGGACACCATCATCCAGATGGTCAAGGACTCGGGCCTGCGCGGGCGCGGCGGGGCCGGCTTCCCCACCGGCATGAAGTGGGGCTTCATCCCGCAGAACGACGGCAAGCCCCACTACCTGGTGGTGAACGCGGACGAGTCCGAGCCCGGGACCTGCAAGGACATCCCGCTGATGATGGCGAACCCGCACGCGCTCATCGAGGGCGCCATCATCACCTCGTACGCGATCCGGGCCAACCACGCGTTCATCTACGTCCGCGGTGAGGTCCTCCACGTGATCCGCCGGCTCCAGGCCGCGGTCCGGGAGGCGTACGAGGCGGGCTACCTCGGCCGGAACATCTTCGGCTCGGGGTACGACCTGGAGCTCGTGGTCCACTGCGGCGCCGGCGCGTACATCTGCGGTGAGGAGACCGCGCTGCTCGACTCGCTCGAGGGCCGCCGCGGCCAGCCGCGGCTCAAGCCCCCGTTCCCCGCGGTCGCCGGCCTCTACGCCTGCCCCACCGTGATCAACAACGTGGAGTCGGTGGCGACCGTGCCCAGCATCGTCGCGAACGGCCCCGAGTGGTTCGCGAGCATGGGCACGGAGAAGTCCAAGGGCTTCGGCATCTTCTCGCTCTCCGGCCACGTGGCGCGTCCGGGGCAGTACGAGGCGCCGCTCGGCATCACCCTGCGCGAGCTGCTCGAGATGGCCGGCGGAATCCGGGCCGGTCACCGGCTCAAGTTCTGGACCCCCGGCGGATCGTCGACGCCGATCTTCACCGAGGAGCACCTCGACGTCCCGCTCGACTTCGAGTCGGTCGCGGCGAACGGCTCGATGCTCGGCACCCGCGCCATCCAGATCTTCGACGAGACCACCTGCGTGGTCCGTGCCGTGCTGCGCTGGACCGAGTTCTACGCGCACGAGTCCTGCGGCAAGTGCACGCCCTGCCGCGAGGGCACGTACTGGCTCAAGCAGGTGCTCTACCGGCTCGAGAAGGGCCAGGGCACCGAGGAGGACCTGGCCACCATCACCGACATCGCCGACAACATCCTCGGGCGCTCGTTCTGCGCGCTCGGTGACGGCGCGACGAGCTCCATCCACTCGTCGGTGAAGCTCTTCAGGGACGAATACCTCAAGCACTTCGAGATCGGCGGCTGCCCGTTCGATCCCGCTGCTTCCACGGTGTGGGGGGTCAAGTGACCATAGAGACGACGTCGGCGGGACAGATCGAGCGCCCGGTGGACATGGTGACGCTCACCATCGACGGCTTCCGGGTCTCGGTGCCGAAGGGAACGCTCATCATCCGGGCGGCCGAGCTGCTCGGGATCGAGATCCCGCGGTTCTGCGACCACCCGCTGCTCGATCCCGCCGCCAACTGCCGGCAGTGCCTGGTGGAGATCACCGACGCGGGGAACGGCCGCGGCTTCCCCAAGCCCCAGCCGTCCTGCGCGATCGAGGTCGCCGAGGGCATGGTGGTGAAGACCGCGCTCACCTCGCCCGTCGCGGAGAAGGCGCAGCGCGGGGTCATGGAGATGCTCCTCCTCAACCACCCGCTCGACTGCCCGGTCTGCGACAAGGGCGGTGAGTGCCCGCTGCAGAACCAGGCGATGTCGCACGGCCAGGGCGAGAGCCGGTTCCAGGAGAAGAAGCGGACCTTCCCCAAGCCGGTCGCCCTCTCCACCCAGGTGCTGCTCGACCGCGAGCGCTGCATCCAGTGCGCGCGCTGCCTCCGCTTCTCCGAGCAGATCGCCGGTGACCCGCTCATCACGTTCTTCGAGCGCGGGGCCAAGGAGCAGGTGGCCGCCGCCGACGGCGAGCCGTTCCACTCCTACTTCTCCGGCAACACGATCCAGATCTGCCCGGTCGGCGCGCTGACCGGCGCCGCGTACCGGTTCCGCGCCCGCCCGTTCGACCTGGTGTCCACGCCGAGCGCGTGCGAGCACTGCGCCTCCGGGTGCGCGCTGCGCACGGACCACCGCCGCGGCAAGGTCCTGCGCCGCCTCGCCGCCGACGACCCCCAGGTGAACGAGGAGTGGAACTGCGACAAGGGCCGCTGGGCGTTCACCTACGCCACCCAGCCGGACCGGCTCACCACGCCGCTCGTCCGGGACGAGGACGGCAAACTGGTGCCGGCGTCCTGGCCTGAGGCGCTGGCGGCCGCGGCCGAGGGTCTCGCCCGCGCCCGGGGCCGGGCCGGCGTCCTGGTCGGCGGCCGGCTCACCCTCGAGGACGCCTACGCGTACAGCAAGTTCGCCCGGGTCGCGCTCGGCACCAACGACATCGACTTCCGGGCCCGGCCGCACTCGGAGGAGGAGGCCCGCTTCCTCGCCTACGCGGTGGCCGGCAAGGGCATCGAGGTCTCCTACGCCGACCTCGAGCGGGCCCCGGTCGTGCTCCTCGTCGGCTTCGAGCCGGAGGAGGAGTCGCCGATCGTCTTCCTCCGCCTCCGCAAGGCGGTCCGGAAGAAGGGCCTGAAGGTCTACTCGATCGCCCCGTTCACCACGCCGGGCCTCGCCAAGCTCAACGCCACGCTCATCCGCACCGTCCCGGGCGCCGAGGCCGAGGCGCTCGGCGAGCTGATCGGCGGCGACCTGATCCCGGCCGAGGGCATCATCCTCGTGGGCGAGCGGCTCGCCACCGTCCCCGGCGCGTTCTCCGCCCTGGTCCGGCTCGTCCAGGCCACCGGGGCGCGGGTCGCCTGGGTGCCGCGGCGGGCGGGCGAGCGGGGCGCGCTCGAGGCGGGCGCGCTGCCGAACCTGCTGCCGATCGGCCGGCCGGTCGACGACGAGACCGCCCGGAGCGAGGTGGCCCGGGTGTGGAACGTCGGGTCGCTCCCGTCGCTCCCCGGCCGGGACACCACCGGCATCATCGACGCCGCGCTGAACGAGGAGATCGACGCGCTGCTCGTCGCCGGGGTCGACCCCTACGACCTGCCCGACCCGTCCCGGGCGCTCGCCGCGCTGGAGAACACCCCGTTCGTGGTGAGCCTGGAGATCCGGGCGAGCGCCGTCACCGACCGCGCCGACGTGGTGCTGCCCGTCGCCGTGGTGGCGGAGAAGTCCGGTAGTTTCGTCAACTGGGAGGGCAGGGGACGCCAGTTCGAGGCGGCGCTGCAGGTCCCCGGCGTGCTCAGCGACCTGCGGGTGATCAACGCGATCGCCGACCACATGGACGTCCACCTCGGCCTCCCGGACCCGGCAGCCGCCCGGCGCGAGCTCGCCGCCATCGGCACCTGGAAGGGCTCCCGGGCCACGCCGCCCACCCTGACGGGACGGCCGGGCAAGGAGCCCCAGGCGGGCGAGGCGGTGCTCGCGACCTGGCACCTCCTGCTCGACGACGGCAGGCTCCAGGACGGCGAGCCGTACCTCGCCGGGACGGCACGCCCCGCGACGGCGCTGATCTCCGCGGCCACCGCCGCCGAGATCGGCGTGTCCGAGGGCGACAAGATCAGTATCGGGGACGGCGGCGTGGTCATGCCGGTGCGGATCGCGGATCTTCCCGACCGCGTGGTGTGGGTGCCGTCGAACTCGAACGGCATCTCCGTCACCCGTGACCTTGGCGCCGTGGCGGGCGACGTCGTGAAGATCGGGAGCGTCTCGTGAACAACGCCGGACCCACGCTGAGCGACTTCGGCAACGATCCGCTGTGGCTCAGCTTCCTCAAGGCCGTCTGCATCTTCGTCCTGCTGCTGCTGGGCGTGCTGTTCGGCGTCTGGGGCGAGCGGAAGATCATCGCCCGGATGCAGCACCGGTACGGCCCCAACCGGGCGGGGAAGTTCGGCATCCTGCAGTCGCTGGCCGACGGCATCAAGCTGGCCCTCAAGGAGGACCTCGTCCCGCGCAAGGTGGACAAGGTCGTCTACATCCTCGCCCCGGCGCTGATCGCCATCCCCGCGTTCCTCGCGTTCTCGGTGATCCCGTTCGGGCCCACCGTGTCGATCTTCGGGGTCGAGACGCCGCTGCAGCTCACCGACCTCCCGGTCGGCGTGCTCCTGGTGCTCGCCATGGCCTCGATCGGCGTCTACGGCATCGTGCTCGCGGGGTGGAGCTCGCGCTCGCCGTACGCGATCCTGGGCGGGCTGCGGTCGAGCGCCCAGGTGGTCTCCTACGAGATCGCCATGGCGCTCTCCTTCGTCGCGGTCTTCCTCCAGGCCGGGACGCTGTCCACCTCGGAGATCGTCGCGGCGCAGGCGCACGCCGGGTCGGTCACGCTCTTCGGGGTCGAGATCCCCACGCCGTCCTGGTACGTGGTCTCGCTCTTCCCGTCGTTCGCGATCTACGTGATCACGATGTTCGGGGAGACGAACCGGCTGCCGTTCGACCTGCCCGAGGGCGAGGGTGAGCTGGTCGGTGGGTTCCACACCGAGTACTCCTCCTCGCTCAAGTGGGGCATGTTCATGATCGGCGAGTACGTGAACATGTTCACGGTCTCGGCGATCGCG of Thermobispora bispora DSM 43833 contains these proteins:
- a CDS encoding NADH-quinone oxidoreductase subunit D, producing the protein MEAEGRVVDVAGQDWDEVVRTVGESGEERLVVNMGPQHPSTHGVLRLVLTLDGETVTEVRPVIGYLHTGIEKNMEYRTWTQGVTFVTRMDYLSPIFNETAYCMAVEKLLGITDRIPERAKTLRVLMMELNRISSHLVAVATYGMELGATSIMIYGFREREMVLDLFEYITGLRMNMAYVRPGGVSVDLPAGAVDKIGEFLKVMPGRIKDMRKLLDENPVYTRRTKDVAYLDLTGCMALGVTGPVLRAAGLPWDLRKTQPYLGYETYEFDVPTANTCDVYGRYLVRMAEMEESLKIIEQALDRLTGPLKGEPVMIEDKKIGWPSRLALGPDGLGNSPDHIAHIMGTSMEALIHHFKLVTEGFRVPAGQAYAAVESPRGELGAHVVSDGGTRPYRVHFRDPSFTNLQALPAMCEGGMVADVISAIASIDPVMGGVDR
- the nuoE gene encoding NADH-quinone oxidoreductase subunit NuoE, which translates into the protein MTYAPEVRERLEREAKEIIARYPKPRSALLPLLHLVQSEDGYISDDGAEFCAEQLGLTKAEVLGVATFYTMYKREPAGEYNVGVCINTLCAVMGGDQIWETLTEHLGIGHNETTPDGKITLERLECNAACDYAPVVVVNWEFFDNQTPESAKRLVDDLRAGKGATPTRGPKRLCTFKEASRILAGFPDGRAGEGPSAGEASLRGLRLAKANGWEAPRPGAEANEQKRGSEE
- the nuoF gene encoding NADH-quinone oxidoreductase subunit NuoF translates to MTQLTPVLTRNWDRPDSFTLAGYGDYSAARKALSMDPDTIIQMVKDSGLRGRGGAGFPTGMKWGFIPQNDGKPHYLVVNADESEPGTCKDIPLMMANPHALIEGAIITSYAIRANHAFIYVRGEVLHVIRRLQAAVREAYEAGYLGRNIFGSGYDLELVVHCGAGAYICGEETALLDSLEGRRGQPRLKPPFPAVAGLYACPTVINNVESVATVPSIVANGPEWFASMGTEKSKGFGIFSLSGHVARPGQYEAPLGITLRELLEMAGGIRAGHRLKFWTPGGSSTPIFTEEHLDVPLDFESVAANGSMLGTRAIQIFDETTCVVRAVLRWTEFYAHESCGKCTPCREGTYWLKQVLYRLEKGQGTEEDLATITDIADNILGRSFCALGDGATSSIHSSVKLFRDEYLKHFEIGGCPFDPAASTVWGVK
- a CDS encoding NADH-quinone oxidoreductase subunit G — translated: MTIETTSAGQIERPVDMVTLTIDGFRVSVPKGTLIIRAAELLGIEIPRFCDHPLLDPAANCRQCLVEITDAGNGRGFPKPQPSCAIEVAEGMVVKTALTSPVAEKAQRGVMEMLLLNHPLDCPVCDKGGECPLQNQAMSHGQGESRFQEKKRTFPKPVALSTQVLLDRERCIQCARCLRFSEQIAGDPLITFFERGAKEQVAAADGEPFHSYFSGNTIQICPVGALTGAAYRFRARPFDLVSTPSACEHCASGCALRTDHRRGKVLRRLAADDPQVNEEWNCDKGRWAFTYATQPDRLTTPLVRDEDGKLVPASWPEALAAAAEGLARARGRAGVLVGGRLTLEDAYAYSKFARVALGTNDIDFRARPHSEEEARFLAYAVAGKGIEVSYADLERAPVVLLVGFEPEEESPIVFLRLRKAVRKKGLKVYSIAPFTTPGLAKLNATLIRTVPGAEAEALGELIGGDLIPAEGIILVGERLATVPGAFSALVRLVQATGARVAWVPRRAGERGALEAGALPNLLPIGRPVDDETARSEVARVWNVGSLPSLPGRDTTGIIDAALNEEIDALLVAGVDPYDLPDPSRALAALENTPFVVSLEIRASAVTDRADVVLPVAVVAEKSGSFVNWEGRGRQFEAALQVPGVLSDLRVINAIADHMDVHLGLPDPAAARRELAAIGTWKGSRATPPTLTGRPGKEPQAGEAVLATWHLLLDDGRLQDGEPYLAGTARPATALISAATAAEIGVSEGDKISIGDGGVVMPVRIADLPDRVVWVPSNSNGISVTRDLGAVAGDVVKIGSVS
- the nuoH gene encoding NADH-quinone oxidoreductase subunit NuoH; translated protein: MNNAGPTLSDFGNDPLWLSFLKAVCIFVLLLLGVLFGVWGERKIIARMQHRYGPNRAGKFGILQSLADGIKLALKEDLVPRKVDKVVYILAPALIAIPAFLAFSVIPFGPTVSIFGVETPLQLTDLPVGVLLVLAMASIGVYGIVLAGWSSRSPYAILGGLRSSAQVVSYEIAMALSFVAVFLQAGTLSTSEIVAAQAHAGSVTLFGVEIPTPSWYVVSLFPSFAIYVITMFGETNRLPFDLPEGEGELVGGFHTEYSSSLKWGMFMIGEYVNMFTVSAIAVTLFFGGWHAPWPISIWDAANTGWWPMLWFLGKVALAFWFFVWVRASLPRVRYDQLMAFGWKVLIPVNLAWILIAATMKAMRISEGDRTVIYVLGAVIIIGAFAIWLRFDTVNQRRAEAKAAQIEEEFKQLREEPAAGGFPVPPLDLPHYRGVVPAARHSTDAKEVTSGSN